One window of Dehalobacterium formicoaceticum genomic DNA carries:
- the guaD gene encoding guanine deaminase yields MIKIIKGNIVFTPTPDKFTVLPHGHILVSDGKVKGVYQELPREYRNLAITDYGDRLIIPGMNDLHCHASQFKHVGMAMDKELIPWLENYTFPEEAKFQDTKYAEKIYQNFIKEIWKQGTTRIVVFATVHKESTMRLLDMFINSGLGAYVGKVNMDNNCPDYIRENSADSLKDTEDIIIKYQNKSPLVKPIITPRFAPSCSEWLLAELGKLGQKFGIPVQSHLSENKNEVKWVQKLFPDADYYGDVYRQYDLFGATPTLMAHCSLSSEEEMKLMKENNVLAVHCPTSNLNVGSGLMPIRRFMDRGIKLGLGSDLSGGHLPSLMKVMVYAIQTSKIFWANSEKQMDFLTNSEAFFIATKGGGSFFGKVGSFEAGYDFDALIIDDEELNYLDYTLEERLERFIYLGDDRHILHRYVSGNLIKKPDF; encoded by the coding sequence ATGATAAAGATAATTAAGGGAAATATTGTTTTTACCCCCACACCGGATAAGTTTACTGTATTACCCCATGGACATATCCTGGTTAGTGATGGCAAAGTAAAAGGGGTTTATCAAGAGCTACCGAGAGAGTATCGCAACTTGGCAATTACAGATTATGGTGATAGATTAATTATTCCGGGTATGAATGATCTGCACTGCCACGCTTCCCAGTTTAAGCATGTGGGCATGGCCATGGATAAAGAATTGATTCCCTGGTTGGAGAACTATACTTTTCCCGAAGAAGCTAAATTTCAAGATACTAAATACGCGGAAAAGATCTATCAAAACTTTATTAAGGAAATCTGGAAACAAGGCACCACGCGGATCGTGGTCTTTGCTACTGTACATAAAGAATCCACCATGAGACTATTAGACATGTTTATTAATTCCGGATTGGGAGCTTATGTGGGTAAGGTAAATATGGATAATAATTGCCCCGATTATATACGCGAAAACTCAGCAGACTCTCTAAAAGATACGGAAGACATCATTATCAAATACCAAAATAAATCTCCTTTAGTAAAACCCATCATCACCCCCCGCTTTGCCCCCAGCTGTAGCGAATGGCTTTTGGCGGAATTAGGCAAATTGGGCCAAAAATTTGGCATCCCCGTTCAATCCCACTTATCGGAGAATAAAAACGAGGTAAAGTGGGTGCAGAAATTGTTTCCTGATGCCGACTATTATGGAGATGTCTATCGGCAATATGATCTTTTTGGCGCAACACCTACTTTAATGGCCCACTGCAGTTTATCCTCGGAAGAAGAAATGAAATTAATGAAGGAGAACAATGTCCTGGCCGTCCATTGTCCCACTTCCAATTTGAATGTGGGTAGCGGATTAATGCCCATCAGAAGGTTCATGGATCGGGGTATTAAATTAGGCCTGGGCTCGGACTTAAGTGGAGGACATCTTCCTTCATTGATGAAAGTCATGGTTTATGCCATTCAGACGTCAAAGATCTTTTGGGCAAATTCGGAGAAACAAATGGATTTTCTCACCAATTCTGAGGCCTTCTTTATTGCCACCAAAGGGGGAGGCAGTTTCTTTGGCAAGGTAGGCAGTTTCGAAGCAGGGTATGATTTTGATGCCCTGATTATTGATGACGAAGAATTAAATTATCTGGATTATACATTGGAAGAACGGCTGGAAAGATTTATTTATCTGGGAGATGACCGGCATATCCTGCACCGTTATGTCTCAGGAAACTTAATCAAAAAGCCCGACTTTTAA
- a CDS encoding HAD family hydrolase yields the protein MNMNKKRMVIFDFDGTVVASMEYIDEMFKRLFAKQGIIPDDEMLSEIKPKGFSGGATYMKKEYHLDDSEEELVHYMLDEMSVVYQDIIQLKPHVVELLEWLSARDMKICLATANIRDFVKATVERTGIDQYLDYVITIDELKTTKDSPEIFLHCARKFHVEPKDCVVFEDSLSACQVAKEAGFYVIGVQDETNKGKERAEMHQICDIFIDDFSQVIRKLTY from the coding sequence ATGAATATGAACAAGAAAAGAATGGTGATCTTTGATTTTGACGGCACAGTGGTGGCATCAATGGAATACATTGATGAGATGTTTAAAAGGCTTTTTGCCAAGCAGGGTATTATACCGGATGATGAAATGTTAAGTGAGATTAAGCCGAAAGGCTTTTCGGGCGGAGCTACCTATATGAAAAAGGAATATCACTTGGATGATTCTGAGGAAGAGCTTGTTCATTATATGCTGGATGAGATGTCTGTAGTTTATCAAGATATCATCCAGCTAAAGCCCCATGTCGTGGAATTATTGGAGTGGCTCTCGGCTCGGGACATGAAAATTTGCCTCGCAACTGCCAATATACGAGATTTTGTGAAAGCAACCGTGGAAAGGACAGGAATAGATCAATACCTGGATTATGTAATTACTATTGATGAATTAAAAACCACTAAGGACAGCCCGGAGATTTTCCTCCATTGTGCCCGAAAGTTTCACGTAGAGCCAAAGGATTGTGTGGTCTTTGAGGATTCCTTGTCGGCCTGTCAAGTAGCAAAGGAGGCTGGTTTTTACGTAATTGGGGTTCAAGATGAAACCAACAAAGGAAAAGAGAGAGCAGAAATGCATCAAATATGCGACATCTTTATTGATGATTTTTCCCAGGTTATTAGGAAGCTTACGTATTGA
- a CDS encoding efflux RND transporter periplasmic adaptor subunit, producing the protein MKKYRFLIIFMVVAICAAVGYFFINREEGMEVSTMKGYKGSISKTIEVSGVIDSNDIQVIPLEANRKVIKTYVQENDLVKENQLLAELDTTDIDLSLKKAKANLEDLNAKLSHLTSDKSSVILLSNALSKSREEYALAKTDLQTAQDDLKRAELLYGQNAISKVEYDKYVSDVNKLTANVKKAELSLNDASVSFSNNDKENQQSISSLERQIRTAQLDMESLHNEIKDSGIYSSTAGFVTEFPLEAFHQILAGESITIYGNATYEFAALVPQQDATLIKEGLKAMVAIDGLSNAYEGIVTTVSKNAVTDNSGSEPKVEIRIEITNPDDAILFGYEGKANIILAEQDEVLILKNECVKNDDNGEFVYVVEGKAAQKVYVETGITDGYVINIKKGISENDVVIINPPLDLTKGMLVKVMK; encoded by the coding sequence ATGAAAAAGTATCGATTTTTGATTATATTTATGGTTGTTGCGATCTGCGCAGCAGTCGGCTATTTTTTCATAAATAGGGAAGAGGGCATGGAAGTTAGCACCATGAAAGGATACAAAGGAAGTATTTCAAAAACCATTGAGGTTTCGGGAGTTATCGATTCCAATGATATTCAGGTCATCCCTCTGGAAGCCAATCGGAAAGTGATTAAAACATATGTACAGGAAAATGATCTGGTAAAAGAAAACCAACTCTTAGCAGAACTCGATACCACAGATATTGATTTATCACTGAAGAAAGCAAAGGCAAACTTAGAGGATCTCAATGCCAAATTAAGCCATTTAACTTCTGATAAAAGCAGTGTAATTTTGTTAAGCAATGCCTTATCAAAAAGCAGAGAAGAATATGCTCTGGCTAAAACCGATTTGCAAACAGCCCAAGATGATTTAAAAAGGGCCGAGCTTCTTTATGGGCAAAATGCCATCAGCAAAGTTGAATACGATAAATATGTTTCCGATGTAAACAAATTAACCGCTAATGTGAAAAAGGCCGAGTTGAGTCTAAATGATGCGTCAGTGAGCTTTAGCAATAATGATAAAGAAAATCAGCAAAGCATTTCTTCACTGGAAAGGCAAATCAGGACTGCCCAGCTTGATATGGAAAGCTTACATAACGAAATTAAGGATTCCGGCATTTACTCTTCTACTGCAGGATTTGTCACGGAGTTTCCTTTGGAAGCATTCCACCAAATTCTCGCCGGAGAATCCATTACCATATATGGTAATGCTACCTATGAGTTTGCAGCTTTGGTGCCCCAGCAGGATGCCACATTAATTAAGGAAGGCCTGAAGGCTATGGTGGCTATTGACGGATTAAGCAACGCCTATGAGGGCATCGTAACCACTGTTTCTAAGAATGCGGTGACAGATAACAGTGGCAGTGAGCCGAAGGTAGAAATAAGAATCGAAATTACTAATCCTGACGATGCCATATTATTTGGCTACGAAGGCAAGGCCAATATTATCTTGGCCGAACAGGATGAAGTCCTGATCCTAAAAAATGAATGTGTCAAAAATGACGACAACGGGGAGTTTGTTTATGTAGTAGAAGGAAAAGCTGCCCAAAAAGTATATGTTGAAACAGGAATTACCGACGGATATGTGATTAATATTAAAAAGGGCATCAGTGAAAATGATGTGGTGATTATCAATCCTCCCTTAGATTTAACTAAAGGAATGCTCGTTAAGGTTATGAAATAA
- a CDS encoding ABC transporter permease, translating to MPVRLAFEIALRFLKSGRNQTLLIVLGISVGVAVQIFIGSLIQGLQIDLIDTTIGSTSHVTIASKEDGERIKNWERTVYESQISSSDVKNITPVLDGIATIDYEDDRASVVIRGFELEDADKIYKFKNNLYEGRFPAKRGEVLIGKELALKSGTRVNDDLSLITTNGGLYRVNVTGFFDLGVASVNDSWVVTDLETVGNILSVDGITAVEMQVNEVFMADEISRQVAYTLSDTDLKVDNWKDLNQSLLSGLNGQNISSYMIQVFVLVSVLLGISSVLAITVVQRSKQIGILKAMGITDRDASLIFVFQGSLLGVLGALMGIALGIGLLVVFSKFALKPDGTPIVPVYFSNGFVAISGMFAILTSITASLIPARLTSKLDPIEVINNG from the coding sequence ATGCCCGTGAGATTAGCCTTTGAAATAGCCCTGAGGTTTTTAAAATCAGGAAGGAATCAAACCTTATTGATTGTTTTGGGGATTTCCGTAGGTGTTGCTGTTCAGATATTTATCGGTTCCTTGATTCAGGGGCTGCAAATAGATTTGATTGATACCACCATTGGGAGCACCTCTCACGTAACGATTGCATCAAAAGAGGATGGGGAAAGGATCAAGAACTGGGAAAGAACGGTTTATGAATCGCAAATCAGCAGTTCTGATGTAAAAAATATTACTCCCGTCTTAGATGGTATTGCCACCATTGATTATGAAGATGATCGCGCTTCTGTAGTGATCAGGGGCTTTGAATTAGAGGATGCCGACAAGATCTATAAATTTAAGAATAATTTGTATGAAGGAAGATTTCCCGCTAAAAGAGGCGAGGTGCTCATCGGCAAGGAGCTGGCATTAAAATCAGGCACCAGGGTAAATGATGATTTATCATTGATTACCACGAATGGAGGCCTATACCGAGTTAACGTTACTGGGTTTTTTGATTTGGGGGTAGCTTCTGTGAATGATTCCTGGGTAGTAACGGATTTGGAAACGGTAGGAAATATTCTTTCCGTTGACGGTATTACTGCGGTAGAAATGCAAGTAAATGAAGTTTTTATGGCCGACGAGATCTCACGTCAAGTTGCATACACACTGTCCGATACGGATTTGAAGGTGGATAACTGGAAGGATTTAAATCAGTCCCTGCTCAGCGGCCTAAATGGTCAAAATATATCCAGCTACATGATTCAGGTATTTGTTTTAGTTTCCGTTTTGTTGGGGATCTCAAGTGTTTTGGCGATTACTGTGGTGCAAAGATCAAAGCAGATCGGCATCCTAAAGGCTATGGGGATCACGGATCGGGATGCCAGCCTGATCTTTGTTTTCCAAGGATCATTGCTGGGCGTGTTAGGGGCATTAATGGGTATTGCTTTAGGTATTGGATTATTGGTGGTATTTAGCAAATTTGCTCTTAAACCGGATGGAACGCCGATTGTACCGGTTTACTTCAGCAATGGTTTCGTGGCTATTTCCGGCATGTTTGCTATTCTTACGTCAATCACAGCATCCTTGATACCGGCTCGGTTGACCTCAAAACTTGATCCGATTGAGGTAATTAATAATGGCTAA
- a CDS encoding ABC transporter ATP-binding protein yields MAKVNVIELKKINKVYGDKIKNQVLFDINIAFEEESFNAIIGESGSGKSTMLNIMGTLDKPTTGEVYIDGKKTINMDKRELAVLRNQAIGFIFQFHHLLPEFTAKENVLMPYKIMNYKVPKEIDDWADELLDLTGLSSVKNNLGTNMSGGQQQRTAIARALINKPKIVLADEPTGNLDSKSSENVYEILRDINQQYKTTFIVITHDQKTAEKTDRIVEIKDGRINMDVRT; encoded by the coding sequence ATGGCTAAAGTGAATGTTATCGAACTGAAAAAAATTAATAAAGTTTATGGTGACAAAATCAAGAATCAGGTGCTTTTTGATATCAATATTGCTTTTGAAGAGGAAAGCTTTAATGCGATTATCGGAGAGTCCGGCAGCGGGAAAAGTACCATGCTGAATATTATGGGCACCTTGGATAAACCCACTACCGGTGAGGTTTACATTGACGGTAAGAAGACAATTAATATGGATAAGCGAGAGCTTGCTGTTTTGAGAAATCAGGCCATTGGTTTTATATTCCAGTTTCATCATCTTTTGCCCGAATTTACAGCCAAGGAGAATGTGTTAATGCCCTACAAGATTATGAATTATAAGGTGCCAAAGGAGATTGATGATTGGGCCGATGAGCTTTTAGATCTGACCGGGCTGTCGTCGGTAAAGAATAATTTGGGTACGAATATGTCGGGAGGTCAGCAGCAGCGGACGGCAATTGCCAGAGCCTTGATTAATAAGCCAAAAATCGTTCTGGCCGACGAACCGACAGGCAATTTGGATTCCAAATCGTCAGAAAATGTATATGAGATATTAAGGGACATTAATCAACAATATAAGACGACTTTTATTGTCATCACCCATGATCAGAAAACCGCAGAAAAAACAGACCGTATCGTGGAGATTAAGGATGGCAGGATTAACATGGATGTAAGAACGTGA
- the nuoB gene encoding NADH-quinone oxidoreductase subunit NuoB gives MYNMIKKIVQYPRITTKYPKEALDAGQVIGKPAIELSKCTFCGICVSDCPASAIVMDAAKKDIGINLDQCIFCTLCTEVCPTGAAQMTNQIELAAKNRNDLRHSPIVIETRDLPHESYEIIGEKIQQKAYRIFGRSLNIREVDAGSCNGCDYEINALNNSINDLERLGIHFVASPRHADLLLVTGTATRNMELALIKTYTAAPDPKLVVAVGACACSGGIFQDTYATKNGIDCILPVDVYIPGCPPRPPAIMYGILKALDRVS, from the coding sequence ATGTATAATATGATCAAAAAGATTGTCCAATATCCGCGAATCACAACGAAATATCCCAAAGAAGCTTTGGATGCCGGCCAGGTCATCGGCAAGCCGGCAATTGAGCTCAGTAAATGCACCTTTTGCGGTATATGCGTTTCTGACTGTCCTGCTTCTGCCATTGTCATGGATGCCGCAAAGAAGGATATCGGGATCAACCTTGATCAATGCATCTTTTGCACCTTATGTACCGAGGTTTGCCCCACAGGTGCGGCTCAGATGACCAACCAGATTGAGTTGGCCGCAAAAAATCGGAACGATCTGCGCCACTCACCTATTGTGATTGAAACGCGGGACCTTCCCCATGAATCATATGAGATTATTGGAGAAAAAATTCAACAAAAGGCATACCGAATTTTTGGGCGCAGCTTAAACATCAGAGAAGTTGACGCCGGTTCTTGCAACGGCTGTGATTATGAGATTAATGCTCTAAACAATTCCATAAATGATTTGGAAAGGTTAGGCATACATTTTGTTGCTTCCCCCAGACATGCGGATTTACTACTGGTGACCGGCACTGCCACCAGAAACATGGAGCTTGCATTGATCAAGACCTATACCGCCGCCCCCGACCCTAAGCTGGTGGTGGCGGTAGGTGCCTGTGCCTGCAGTGGCGGCATTTTCCAGGACACTTATGCCACCAAAAACGGCATTGATTGTATTCTCCCGGTGGATGTTTACATTCCGGGATGTCCGCCCCGACCCCCGGCCATCATGTACGGTATTCTCAAAGCCTTAGACCGCGTCAGTTGA
- a CDS encoding NADH-quinone oxidoreductase subunit C, producing the protein MNKKDYRKILVEKFADHIISQKIAHTNEFYLEVNPRIILEIITFIDQELNCPLISMFANDERILSDRFVLYYAFADRDQGVLLIIKTGIAPEDPTFTSIAVKIPGAAVYEREIKDLFGLIPQGHPDPKRLIFHSNWPKGIYPLRKDFNGQEKPPFDNQEMPFTQVMGDGVYEIPVGPVHAGIIEPGHFRFSVAGEPIINLEAQLYFVHKGIEKMCEGRSIEHCLYVAERISGDETFANSQAYCQAIEKIAQVTIPERAMYTRVIFGELERLTSHLGDLTGICTDVAYGFAASQFNMLRAWAYDLADELCGMRFLRSVNKLGGCRLDFVAGKEKRSWKV; encoded by the coding sequence ATGAATAAAAAGGATTATCGTAAAATACTCGTGGAAAAATTTGCGGATCATATTATTTCACAAAAGATTGCTCACACCAATGAGTTTTATCTGGAGGTAAATCCAAGGATCATCTTAGAGATCATCACTTTTATTGATCAGGAACTAAACTGCCCCTTGATCTCCATGTTTGCCAATGACGAACGCATCCTATCAGATAGATTCGTCCTTTATTATGCCTTTGCTGATCGCGATCAAGGAGTGCTGCTCATCATCAAAACCGGGATTGCCCCGGAAGATCCAACTTTTACTTCCATTGCCGTAAAAATCCCCGGAGCAGCCGTCTATGAAAGGGAAATTAAGGATCTGTTCGGTCTAATTCCCCAAGGTCATCCCGATCCCAAAAGGTTGATCTTTCATAGTAATTGGCCGAAAGGGATCTATCCCCTGCGCAAGGATTTTAATGGACAAGAGAAGCCTCCCTTTGATAATCAGGAAATGCCATTTACGCAGGTGATGGGTGATGGGGTTTATGAGATTCCGGTAGGACCGGTGCATGCCGGCATCATCGAACCGGGACATTTTCGCTTTAGCGTGGCGGGAGAGCCGATCATCAACTTGGAGGCCCAGCTTTATTTTGTTCATAAGGGCATCGAAAAAATGTGTGAAGGACGGTCCATTGAGCATTGCCTCTATGTGGCTGAGCGGATCTCCGGTGATGAAACCTTTGCCAACTCCCAGGCCTATTGCCAGGCGATAGAAAAGATTGCCCAGGTAACCATTCCGGAACGGGCGATGTACACCCGCGTCATTTTTGGGGAACTGGAACGTCTCACCAGCCACCTGGGTGATCTGACGGGGATTTGTACTGATGTGGCCTATGGCTTTGCCGCCTCTCAATTTAATATGCTGCGCGCCTGGGCTTATGACCTGGCCGATGAGCTTTGCGGGATGCGCTTTTTACGCAGTGTAAACAAGCTGGGGGGCTGCCGCCTGGACTTTGTCGCCGGCAAAGAAAAAAGATCCTGGAAAGTTTAG
- a CDS encoding hydrogenase 4 subunit F yields the protein MGYMLLLIPVITVLLALVIKNRSVLHKLSLLASALMLIMAMGLTKNIILEGVINDPIWGGFFYIDALSIIVLDIVIFLSFLVSVYSVGYLEEDLRQEKIGEDQIRLYYILLYTFIFTMILALTVKNMGIMWVAIEATTLASVFLVGFYNTKESLEAAWKYIIICSVGISLAFLGIILLHLSSSGVLGEGQLLDWTALFAQAEALKSPFLRLSFLFIIVGFGTKAGLAPMHTWLPGAHSQAPSPISALLSGVLLNSAMYGIMRAVAIVNKNLAGSDFTGNLLMATGLLSIGIAAVIILSQKEYKSLLAYSSIEHMGIIAFGLGLFTPAAIFGALLHMINHSLTKSMLFFATGNILHTYHTGRIARVKGILKMLPISGTAFLLGLFAIAGTPPFSIFASEVNIIAAIFADGRYIIGGIFALLLAMVFAGIVFNMLRMFYGTGSEQEMPEMPVTRKTNPAGIGVILLLLFLILITGFYLPAELKELIYSATRIIRGE from the coding sequence ATGGGATATATGCTGCTGTTGATCCCGGTAATCACGGTGCTTTTGGCATTGGTGATCAAAAACCGGAGTGTACTCCATAAGCTGAGCCTGTTGGCCTCGGCCTTAATGTTGATTATGGCCATGGGGCTAACTAAAAATATTATTCTTGAGGGTGTAATCAATGATCCCATCTGGGGCGGTTTCTTTTATATCGATGCCTTAAGTATTATTGTCCTAGATATCGTGATTTTCCTAAGCTTTTTGGTCAGTGTTTATTCTGTGGGCTATCTGGAGGAAGACCTGCGGCAGGAAAAAATCGGCGAGGATCAAATCCGCCTCTATTATATTTTGCTCTATACTTTTATCTTTACCATGATTCTGGCCCTAACGGTGAAAAATATGGGGATTATGTGGGTAGCCATTGAGGCGACAACTCTGGCCTCTGTTTTTTTAGTGGGTTTTTATAATACCAAGGAATCCCTGGAAGCTGCCTGGAAATACATTATTATCTGTTCTGTCGGGATTTCCCTAGCCTTTTTGGGGATTATTCTCCTTCATCTTTCCTCCTCAGGTGTATTAGGTGAGGGTCAGCTGCTGGATTGGACTGCCTTATTTGCCCAGGCGGAAGCATTAAAAAGCCCCTTTTTAAGGTTATCCTTTCTCTTTATCATCGTGGGCTTTGGCACCAAAGCCGGTTTGGCACCGATGCACACCTGGTTGCCCGGCGCTCATAGCCAGGCACCGTCTCCCATCAGCGCCCTCCTTTCGGGAGTTCTCTTGAACAGCGCCATGTATGGCATTATGCGCGCAGTGGCCATTGTCAATAAAAATTTGGCAGGCAGTGATTTTACAGGCAATCTTTTGATGGCCACAGGTCTGTTATCCATCGGGATTGCAGCAGTGATCATCCTTTCACAAAAAGAATACAAAAGTCTCCTGGCTTATTCCAGCATTGAGCATATGGGAATCATCGCCTTCGGCTTAGGTCTTTTTACCCCGGCCGCTATCTTTGGCGCCCTGCTGCATATGATCAACCATTCCCTGACCAAATCCATGCTCTTCTTTGCGACAGGGAATATTCTTCATACCTATCATACAGGGAGGATTGCCAGGGTTAAGGGCATCTTAAAAATGCTGCCTATTTCCGGGACGGCCTTTCTCCTCGGTTTGTTTGCCATTGCCGGAACTCCTCCCTTTAGCATTTTTGCCAGTGAGGTGAACATTATTGCAGCCATTTTTGCCGATGGCAGATATATCATCGGTGGGATATTCGCCCTCCTGCTGGCCATGGTTTTTGCCGGAATTGTTTTTAATATGCTGCGCATGTTTTATGGTACAGGTTCAGAGCAAGAAATGCCGGAAATGCCGGTTACGCGCAAAACAAATCCAGCAGGCATTGGGGTAATTTTACTCCTGCTCTTTTTGATATTAATCACCGGTTTTTATCTGCCCGCAGAGCTTAAAGAGCTGATTTACAGCGCAACACGGATTATAAGGGGGGAATAA
- a CDS encoding hydrogenase has translation MTNFLDTLSLLILLTSFILIANKRIGSYVRTFRLQSLLIALGAGIIGLESFAQDGRFDALILCGIMVLLKVIYIPNLLNKTYEHVEHTVEKDFILNIPILIFISFLLFVFSYLTFSSIEGLHEGEVNLQMINLVSVVLIGLFFMITRKKAIGQIVGFLVLENGIFATAMFVTKGMPLIVDLGIFIDLLTGVLIMGLMVFRIYEKFDSIDINKMKNLRG, from the coding sequence ATGACAAATTTTCTTGATACCTTATCCCTGCTTATTTTGCTAACCTCCTTTATTCTCATTGCCAATAAAAGGATTGGATCCTATGTCAGAACATTTCGGCTGCAATCCCTGTTAATCGCTCTGGGCGCAGGGATCATTGGTCTGGAAAGCTTTGCTCAGGACGGTCGCTTTGATGCTTTGATCTTATGCGGGATCATGGTGCTCTTAAAAGTGATCTACATCCCTAACCTTCTTAATAAGACTTATGAACATGTGGAACATACGGTAGAAAAGGACTTTATTCTAAATATCCCCATTTTAATATTTATTTCCTTTCTTTTATTTGTATTTTCTTATTTAACCTTCTCTTCTATTGAAGGTCTCCATGAAGGAGAGGTTAACCTGCAGATGATTAATTTAGTATCTGTAGTCTTAATCGGACTATTTTTTATGATCACCCGGAAGAAAGCAATTGGTCAAATCGTAGGCTTTTTGGTGCTGGAAAACGGAATTTTTGCCACCGCAATGTTCGTGACCAAAGGTATGCCTCTGATCGTGGATCTGGGAATCTTCATTGATCTCCTTACCGGGGTATTAATTATGGGCTTGATGGTATTTAGAATTTATGAAAAATTTGATTCAATTGACATCAATAAAATGAAAAATTTGAGAGGATAG
- a CDS encoding respiratory chain complex I subunit 1 family protein, producing MHSLVYFPIQILIILLLAPLVNGIIKKVKAFSQKRTGAPIFQMYFDLYKLMKKDVVISQTSSWIYHVTPYLVFGATMAAALLVPVSTLMAPASFPGDAIMLIYIFALSRFFMMLSGLDTASTFGGMGSSREGMISSLMEPSMLISFFTIGLISRSTSIYNMMNASNSLELPLVQPVYLMIFLAFLIIIIAETSRIPVDDPATHLELTMVHEAMILEYSGRHLALMELSAVIKQLALITFLVNIFLPHDHLIFLSGAGAVLLSLLFYVIKVIFLAILIAFIEVNTVKLRLFSLPNLAALSFILSFLGFINYFLLGR from the coding sequence ATGCACAGTCTTGTTTATTTCCCCATTCAAATATTGATCATCCTGCTTCTGGCACCATTGGTGAATGGCATCATCAAGAAAGTAAAAGCCTTTTCCCAAAAAAGAACGGGGGCACCCATTTTTCAGATGTACTTTGACTTATATAAATTAATGAAAAAAGATGTGGTTATTTCCCAGACATCTTCTTGGATTTATCATGTCACTCCTTATCTGGTTTTTGGTGCTACCATGGCGGCAGCACTGCTGGTACCCGTTTCCACTTTGATGGCTCCCGCCTCTTTTCCCGGGGACGCCATTATGCTGATTTATATTTTTGCCCTGAGTCGATTTTTTATGATGCTCTCCGGATTAGATACAGCCAGCACCTTTGGCGGAATGGGCAGCAGCAGAGAAGGGATGATTTCCTCATTAATGGAACCGTCCATGTTGATTTCCTTCTTCACGATCGGACTGATTTCCAGATCTACTTCCATCTATAATATGATGAATGCTTCAAATTCCCTGGAATTACCACTGGTACAGCCTGTTTATTTAATGATTTTTCTTGCTTTCCTGATCATCATCATTGCAGAAACCTCCCGGATCCCGGTAGATGATCCGGCTACGCACCTGGAACTGACTATGGTGCATGAGGCGATGATCTTAGAGTACTCAGGCCGACATCTGGCTTTAATGGAGTTAAGTGCCGTGATCAAACAACTGGCTTTAATCACCTTTTTGGTCAACATTTTTTTGCCCCATGACCATCTGATTTTCTTATCCGGGGCGGGAGCCGTGTTGCTATCCCTTTTATTTTATGTGATCAAGGTGATTTTCCTCGCGATCCTGATTGCCTTCATTGAAGTAAATACGGTTAAGTTACGCCTCTTTAGCCTACCTAATTTGGCAGCCTTATCCTTTATCTTATCTTTTTTAGGTTTTATCAATTACTTCCTGCTAGGAAGATAA